A part of Thermococcus sp. SY098 genomic DNA contains:
- a CDS encoding HEPN domain-containing protein, translated as MFDREEFIRWFKHAEYTLKSAIRDKDSGDYSWACFKAQQAAELAVKALLYGLGIMTYGHSIKKLLDILSKEVQVPQNLFRNARVLDRHYIPPRYPDAYIEGSPYEYYDKIDAEEAIRAAGEILNFVREIANASIQKRD; from the coding sequence ATGTTCGATAGAGAAGAGTTCATAAGATGGTTTAAGCATGCTGAGTATACACTAAAAAGTGCAATTAGAGATAAGGACAGTGGGGATTATAGTTGGGCATGCTTTAAAGCGCAACAAGCTGCTGAATTAGCGGTCAAAGCATTGTTGTATGGTTTGGGAATAATGACGTATGGGCACTCCATTAAGAAACTTTTGGACATTTTATCTAAGGAAGTTCAAGTACCACAGAATTTGTTTAGAAATGCTCGAGTGTTAGACAGACATTACATACCTCCACGTTATCCAGATGCGTATATTGAAGGTTCACCTTACGAATATTACGATAAGATTGATGCTGAGGAAGCAATCAGAGCTGCTGGAGAAATCTTAAATTTCGTGAGGGAGATTGCAAATGCTTCCATACAAAAAAGAGATTGA